Proteins from a genomic interval of Euleptes europaea isolate rEulEur1 chromosome 18, rEulEur1.hap1, whole genome shotgun sequence:
- the LOC130490329 gene encoding olfactory receptor 2G3-like translates to MGVENLTSVTEFILEGLSSHRKTQILLFIAILLVYSFTVLGNLMIIVLVQVDPHLHSPMYLFLSNLSSLEICFVTCTLPQMLAHLLAGNGAISFARCATQMYIATCLGSVECFLLGVMAYDRYLAICHPLLYALAMGSWRPLQLALASWTSGFFLASISMTSTLLLPFCGPNHIDHFFCEAPLMLKLACANTRVNKHIISVVASIILVVPLSVILASYGLILSSVLRMRSAAGRHKAFSTCASHLLVVTMFYGTITFMYMIPQSAVNHDNDKQVAVFYIVVTPLLNPIIYTLRNKDIHTAAARLLRRVLNKKTQAMTSCRIRPRWLSGS, encoded by the coding sequence ATGGGGGTGGAGAACCTCACGTCTGTCACAGAGTTCATCTTGGAGGGACTCTCCAGCCACCGCAAGACTCAGATTTTGCTTTTCATAGCGATCCTCCTCGTCTATTCATTTACCGTGCTGGGGAACCTGATGATCATCGTACTGGTACAGGTTGATCCCCATCTCCACTCCCCTATGTACCTCTTCCTTTCAAACCTCTCAAGCCTGGAGATCTGTTTTGTCACCTGCACCTTGCCCCAGATGTTGGCTCACCTTCTGGCTGGAAATGGAGCCATCTCCTTTGCTCGTTGTGCAACCCAGATGTATATCGCAACATGTCTGGGCAGTGTTGAATGTTTTCTCCTGGGCGTCATGGCCTATGACCGCTACTTGGCCATCTGCCATCCCCTGCTCTATGCTCTCGCCATGGGCAGTTGGCGCCCACTGCAGCTTGCTTTAGCCTCCTGGACAAGCGGTTTCTTCCTCGCTTCTATCAGTATGACCagcaccctcctcctccccttctgtgGCCCCAACCACATTGACCATTTTTTCTGTGAGGCACCACTCATGTTGAAACTGGCATGTGCCAACACCCGTGTCAATAAGCACATCATTTCCGTGGTGGCTTCTATCATCCTTGTGGTCCCCCTTTCTGTTATCCTTGCCTCGTATGGGCTTATTCTCTCTTCTGTGTTGCGAATGCGTTCAGCTGCCGGGAGACACAAAGCCTTTTCTACTTGCGCATCCCACTTGTTGGTGGTCACCATGTTCTACGGCACCATCACCTTTATGTACATGATTCCCCAATCAGCTGTCAATCATGATAATGACAAGCAAGTGGCGGTCTTCTATATCGTGGTCACCCCTTTGCTCAATCCTATCATTTACACTCTGAGGAACAAGGACATCCACACAGCAGCAGCCAGACTACTGCGAAGGGTTTTGAACAAAAAAACTCAAGCAATGACATCTTGTCGAATTCGTCCGAGGTGGCTCAGTGGAAGCTAG